ATTTTTACTCAACTCTTGAGTTTAACTTCTTCAGTTACTCTAACCCATTCCAAGCACAACCTATGACTCTATGACCCTAACAACTAATATATAATTACAACTAACCAGTTTACGCTCAAGctaacaaataacaaattcaCACACAAATGTGCAGTCACACAAAtccaaatttttaaatactaaagGATGGTAAATACATACATTACAAATGCTACAGAGGGCCAAGGAAGCCTCTAAACATTTCAGAAGAGAGATCTGTTTTTCCTGAGGAAGCTTCTTTGCCATCTCAACCGAAGATCTCCATAGAGAGTTTGAATTGTATCGCTTGACAAGCAAAGGGTGATCACAAGCTTGTCTAAGGCGCAGAAGCATCAGCAAAATGTTTACATAATTTTGCTTGACAGTTCCAGCATCAGCATATTCCTAACATGACATGACATCATGCACATGTCAATAGTGGACTTCAAAAATAGCTTACCAAGAAAATATACTTACATGAAGTCATGAACAATACTATTATCAAATGCTCCCACTTGAtttgagttggaaaaataggcgcaaccacattacaaataaaatattatagaagTCACATGAGATTCCTTTGTAAAGACAAACCATACCTGAAACTGTGCACGTGAATCAGCCTCTAGTTTGGAATAGAAATCACGTTCCTCCATAGAAAAATCAACTTTTTTCAGCTCTATATACTTAGGCGGCAAGGAAATAATAGGTTCCCCGTCAAGAAGTGTACCTACAGAGAATGATCATCACATGGTTCCAGGGAAATTCAAAATTAGCACAACTGATGATTGCTTAGAGGAATGAGCCCACAAACAATGCAATAGCTAACAAGACAAGAAAAGGAAacgataaaatgaaaaattctataATTCAATCCAATGCCTACAATTTCTGTCCATGTAATGTAATAAAGCATAGAATACAAATTAAAGTGATAAACATATTGGAAAGTCAAATGAATTATACTTTATGACTAAGACGACAAACTGAGgaaataactaataattataGCCAACTAATTTGGCAATGTGAAATTCATGCATTCAGATAAATCAAATCTAACCTTTGGTCCGGCGTAACATTATTGTCTTCAAAACAGCTTGTAACTTTCTATACCCATTTTCTGGGTTTTTGGTAATTTGGCTCTTAATTCTAGTACAAAATGATGCATAGTCAGAATAAGGGTCATATCTTAGAAATCTGAAGTAACTGTAGAGATCATCAATTGCATTCTGGATAGGAGTCCCTGACAAGCACCATCTGCGCTTAGCACGAAGACCCCAACAGGCCCTTGCAACTTGAGTTTTGTGATTCTTTATACTCTGGGCCTCATCCAGGACAACCCTAAACCATGCCACCTTTGCAAGTGGCCGAGCAACACCTTCAAGAATTGTGCCATCCAATTTTTTCTTGCCACTTTTACTAGAATTGGAAgggctttttcttttcctacttGCTGTGGCAGGGTCttcaaaaatttccttttcCTCGTCATCTTTGTCAGCTGGAGGCTGCTTAGGAACCTCCATGCTGACAATGGAATAAGTTGTTAGGACAACATCATGCCTAGCCACCTCAAAAGGATCTTTTGTCCGATTGCTTCCATGGTATACTAGCACAGAGAGACTTGCCTGACCATTTACCTTGCTACGCAGCTCCTCAGCCCATTGGCGCAGGACACTAGTGGGGCAAACAATAAGGGTCCCAGCAGATGGCCTTCCCTTGTCTTGCTTCAACAAACTCATGCTCTTGGTTGGATATCTACTTGGATTATCCTCACACATATTAGATTCTTCCTTTACTCTACCAGTCTTAGGAAGCACGTCATCATCCACATCCAGATTCAGAGTTTCCAATTCACTTTTTCGGGCATTGGTGCACCCATTAAGTAATGGAGGTCTTTCCTTTAATATTAATGCAATAGTTGATACTGTTTTTCCAAGTCCCTACAAGAGAAAATTTTTTAACTCACCAAGGCACAAGAAAATCACATCAACAATTAGTTATAATCTCACATTAAAAATGCAGGCAACTAACCTGATCGTCTGCAAGAATTCCTCCTGAGCAATATAAACTTGATGTTTCCTTTTGAACCATCCATGATAAAGCAATTCTCTGACCAGGACAACTACAATTAGTCGAAATGTTGGATGTCCCAAATATACAGATAAAGCAAGTTATCAGAACATTTCAGGAAAAAAGGGATTGAATATACACAGGATCCAGTCAGCAGTCAGAATTCGACACTTGAAAAGTACGCCAAAGTTCTTGTCACATATAATCCAACAAGGCAATTTTTCCAAACAATTTACATGTATATATgatgattttcttttctaaacaATCTTATCCCTGagaaaatttgattttcttttattataagaGGAAATAATTATTGATTGTCAAGGAATTGAATCAAAGTACATGACAATGAACTTTAGGATAATGGCAACTTAGAAATTTCAGATCTTTAAACACAAGGAGAGTGTGCTCAAGTGTGTGAGTGTGTGACATAGCATAAGTATCGATATGActgattcattcattcattgaataaataataaaaaagatttatatttataaaaaaacggACAAGAATAGTAACCTGATGTCTTAAAAGAGGAACTGCCAGCAATCCTTCTGGTGGACTAACTTCTGACTTTGGCTGAGATAGATCCTACAATGAACCACACAAGAGTTATGTGCAGTGGGAGAAGAATATTCCCATATCTTCCAACAGCTACCaaggataaaaacaataaaataaaagagccAACCTGCAATGCAACTCGTAATATATTCCGTTCATCACATGCCTTCATCCTTGTACTTCCAACCGTGTAAGACTGGGAATCAACATATCTAGAAGATTGAGATATATTAAGGGAATTCCCAATGTCTGCAGATCGACTCGTCGGAGCAGGATGACTGATGTCTTCAATAATGCAAACATCAGGGTCTTCCTCAACATAGAAATTCTCAGTTCTTCCTTTTGAAAGATGAGAATTAATAAAGTTATGTTGAATCCCTCCTTCGCTCTTAACACTACCAAACTGCTGCTCATTGGTAATTAGTGCTTGGGGATGGGTCCAAGATATATCTGcagcttttaaattcaaattgtccAAGTTTCCTTGAAAACTAGCCGTTCCACCAATGCTATCTTGATATTGATTGGATATCCCAGATATAACTGCAAAATTATTCTCATTCTCAAAACATTGGTAAGCCTGACACCCTACAGAAGAAAAAATACCAGGTGTTTCTTTCACCTCTTGGCCTACATTGAACTCAGCATCATCACAGTGAAAATTGTTTTGGTAATGGTCTCCATATGACATGTATGAAGCACAAGCTGAAAGAGACAGTGATGACATGTCATCAACATTAACTTTACCAGAATGAAATGATGGATAACCATTATCAGCTAACATAATTTGACTATCCTGAAAAGGCATCCACCCAGTAGTGCTTGAGGGCAAGCCATTACTCATACATGCAATATCAGCATTTAACTCCACATTTTCAGCCTTAATGTTATTCATCATTTCTTCATCTGGCCACAATTGAGAATAAATACCATTAGGCACAAAACCAAGAGAAGAGTCAGCAACAAAGGGTCCATGATATGTTCCCTGGTAACAGTTTGAAGATACATGGTAGTCAATGAAATCACTGGAAACATGGGAACCTTGACCAATAGTAGAATCAGTTGAGGTAGTGACATGCAAAGATCTATCAGCATCCATAAATGATGCTTCAAAAGATGTACATGAGTCATTTTCCTGTTGCCCAGAAACTCCGGTAATGATGTCTTCAGCATTTACATCATCATTGTCAACAATAGAACTGAGTGAAGCATCTGCAAGTAGAAAATTGAATCAGATTGTTGCCCAAGTTTCAGATATACAATGATCTAAAGTGAAATTTTGAGAGTATTCACAATGATAACCCAGTGAAGATTTCACATACGTTCAGATTCAACATCCTCTCCCACATGCTTGAATTGACTCTCATTTTCACCAATCCACATACTCAGATTCAAATTATCTCCAcaaattgatattttgtttgaCTGTGCCTTGGGGAAACTTGCTTCTACACTATAAGCAGGTATCTCGTGTTTAAAAACTCCGGTCCTTTCTGTGCAGAAAACCTCATGACTTTCACCTGGAGAGAATGAGTCACTGAAATTACCAGGAAAAGCTTTTGGGGAAGAGCAAGCCTGAGATTGAGGTCCCCGGTTTTCACGTTCACTTTCACGTTCACAATCTAGCATAGAATTTGCTGCAGAATCAGATACACCAACTGAACATCTGACCCCAGAATCTGACACATCTGAGAAGAATGGAGAACAGCTCGTGACTGAATCTGCAAGGCCCAACCTAGAAAAATGAGGTTCTTCTTGCACTTGAGACCCTAATGAATATGCAAAGGAATCAATCCAAATCAAGACATTAATATCAGCAATCTCATATTACATCCATGAATAAGAATTAACTCAAGAACCAAGATGTGCATTTCTCGTCATTGACAGACCAATTGCAACCAACAAgtatatgaaataatattacAGGAAAAACCACAGAAGTTTACATACCATTTTGTATCTGAAAAGTGTCATGAATGCCGGATTCACTAGGTGAAACATCTTTTGATGAAGAATCCTCGGGACTACTCTGCTAggacataaaataaaaaggtataAGGATAATATCAAGCATACAAAAGTCAGGGCAATTGAAAAAACTAGTACCAAAGCATAAAATGATACTGAAAAGAGCTAAAATCACAGGATTGGATTTAAAATAAGACAAtcctttaaattttgttttcaaataaaaaaaattaaatacaaaataggCCCAATTATTTTTCTATGAATAACATAAAGTGATAGACGATACAGCTTCCCAAACTCCAAGCAGAACACCAACTCATCAATatgaaaacaacaacaaacatcaacaacaaagccttatcctACTAGGTGAGGTTGGCTACAAGGATCACACAACGCCATCTGCAAAGATAAGTTTGACAGCAGGGCAAAACagttataaaacaaatatcctTCATTGTTTTAGTAAGCAATTCAAAAGAATGAAAGGAGtgaaaaaatttacaacatttTCTCTTCCTAACAGCCcaatattaaagaaatatacCCTGATATCCAAAATGTTGAACCTGACAGAGTAACACATACATGACCCAGGACCGAGACATTATAACACATTTTCACTTGTAACGATAATTACATGGATTAGTTATcatttcttaaatataaaaaatggtttTAGGCATGGAAGGTAATCAGGACCTTCACACTTGAAGTGGAACTAAGTGACACTAGATTGACACGTCACTGCCATTTCCCATTGTCCAGTGACTGTGAGTATAAAATACAGAAGCAATGAGCttcaaaaactaaataaataacttgtgcatcacatttttctttctaaacaAAATCACTTCAAATCTGCCTAGCGGTAAACACACTCCATGTCCTTGCATGAAAAttgaccattttttttcttttacaaaaatcATTCCTAGGTCATACACACCGCATGCTTCATTGAGTTATACCAATCAGCAATAGAAAACCTTAGTGCTGACAAGTTTGGATCCTATTCCTACCACTTCAGTCCAACTATATAATTTTGCATTGTTAATAACCTTGCCATGAATTTCTTACTTTAGATGAACtagacaataaataaataatcaaatacaGTAGCAAATTAAACTATAGTTatctaaagaaaattaattattagtggcaaaaaaaattaaaaacaactgACCTTCGGATTGATTCTGTGCAGATTACATCTTCAACtcaaaagagtaaaataaataaataaataaataaataaataaataggaaaaaaattaaattaacgttGCCACTGCACTAAAGCTTCAATTCTTCTATCACAAGACACTTCATTCGGCATGGTTCAATAACTGATTCGGTTTTCAGAGAAACCTTACACAATCACAGCATTCGGAATTTCACTCTGTTTTTGGCAAAGAAGAAACCCTACCTCCTGAAAGTAACAATCGTCGTCTTCATCAAGAACCTTCTGGACCGTCTGCATATCTATATAAAACATGTCGTCGTCTTCGTCGGCATTACCGGTGAACAATCCCGAAAGGTCCACATCAGCATCCGCCATCACAACAGCACCaccacaacaacaaccaaaaaaaaaaccctaaaagCGCTTTCTTAAGCTGTTACACTTCCGCAGAAACAAAAACTCTTGCTCCGAATTCAGAATCACTTCATCGAATCGCATAGcggagaaaaaaagagagagtgtgtgtggAATCGACGAAAATTGCGGAGTCAGCGATGGTTTCTGAGTTTTCTGAGTTTCTTCGAAGGTTCGACTTTTCGTCCCAATTTAGAGTCAGGAAAAAAGCTAGAAGCGAATCAAatcaaaaagattaaaaaaaaaaaaattatagagagAGAGTGGTTGAAGGTGAAGAACGCAGTGTGCGCAGTTTAAATACGATTTGGGTTCGTTACGGAAGGGTGCGCATGTTAAGAAGTCGTGCGCCGCTCCTTATCATTGGTCTGTTCCCCTCCCTTGTTTTTCTAATTCGCTTACGATGTTTTTTCACACTGCTAGTTCAATATTGTTGACCAGAAATATACAGCCAGATTCCCTCACGCGATCTATGCGCGCGTGCCCTCTTTTctccaaattaaatatatggGTAAACGGCGACTTTCATTTGTTTTGAAGGGACAGGTGACTTTCATCCTAAAAGTATAATAAGGTCACAATTTAGGTTATATTTGATTTAGAtgagaaaaattaaagtagatGAAGATACAACAGAAATCATTTGAAAACGAAGAAATagagtaaaattaaaatgatatatttttttatttattttaagagaaaatagacaagaaataaagtataaataatattaaaaaaattagtatgaaTAAAATTGAACATTTAGTGTCTCATGCCTACAAGCTAGGAACttatttcctatcaaaataTGACCTATCAAACCCTCTCCCCTGCATTTTTGTCTGTGTCATCTTAATTTTGTATGCACGACATGAGTATGTGTTTGGAATTCTGACAAATTTTGTTTCAGCACAAAGTATGAGGCAATTTTAACACATTTAGTCTCTTTGAAATTTCAATATCAAATTAGTATAA
The nucleotide sequence above comes from Glycine soja cultivar W05 chromosome 11, ASM419377v2, whole genome shotgun sequence. Encoded proteins:
- the LOC114375266 gene encoding helicase-like transcription factor CHR28 isoform X2 — translated: MADADVDLSGLFTGNADEDDDMFYIDMQTVQKVLDEDDDCYFQESSPEDSSSKDVSPSESGIHDTFQIQNDSVTSCSPFFSDVSDSGVRCSVGVSDSAANSMLDCERESERENRGPQSQACSSPKAFPGNFSDSFSPGESHEVFCTERTGVFKHEIPAYSVEASFPKAQSNKISICGDNLNLSMWIGENESQFKHVGEDVESEHASLSSIVDNDDVNAEDIITGVSGQQENDSCTSFEASFMDADRSLHVTTSTDSTIGQGSHVSSDFIDYHVSSNCYQGTYHGPFVADSSLGFVPNGIYSQLWPDEEMMNNIKAENVELNADIACMSNGLPSSTTGWMPFQDSQIMLADNGYPSFHSGKVNVDDMSSLSLSACASYMSYGDHYQNNFHCDDAEFNVGQEVKETPGIFSSVGCQAYQCFENENNFAVISGISNQYQDSIGGTASFQGNLDNLNLKAADISWTHPQALITNEQQFGSVKSEGGIQHNFINSHLSKGRTENFYVEEDPDVCIIEDISHPAPTSRSADIGNSLNISQSSRYVDSQSYTVGSTRMKACDERNILRVALQDLSQPKSEVSPPEGLLAVPLLRHQRIALSWMVQKETSSLYCSGGILADDQGLGKTVSTIALILKERPPLLNGCTNARKSELETLNLDVDDDVLPKTGRVKEESNMCEDNPSRYPTKSMSLLKQDKGRPSAGTLIVCPTSVLRQWAEELRSKVNGQASLSVLVYHGSNRTKDPFEVARHDVVLTTYSIVSMEVPKQPPADKDDEEKEIFEDPATASRKRKSPSNSSKSGKKKLDGTILEGVARPLAKVAWFRVVLDEAQSIKNHKTQVARACWGLRAKRRWCLSGTPIQNAIDDLYSYFRFLRYDPYSDYASFCTRIKSQITKNPENGYRKLQAVLKTIMLRRTKGTLLDGEPIISLPPKYIELKKVDFSMEERDFYSKLEADSRAQFQEYADAGTVKQNYVNILLMLLRLRQACDHPLLVKRYNSNSLWRSSVEMAKKLPQEKQISLLKCLEASLALCSICNDPPEDAVVSVCGHVFCNQCICEHLTGDDNQCPAANCKSRLSTSMVFSKTTLNSCLSDQSCDNSPSRSGSEVEESEPWSESKPYDSSKIKAALEVLKSLCKPQCCTPKSTSEHGTFREDNDCPRNPSIANNGKSLKDSLESQNLSDESRSSNGSVTVVGEKAIVFSQWTRMLDLLEACLKNSSINYRRLDGTMSVVARDKAVKDFNTCPEVTVIIMSLKAASLGLNLVVACHVLMLDLWWNPTTEDQAIDRAHRIGQTRPVTVLRLTVRDTVEDRILDLQQKKRTMVASAFGEDGTGDRQTRLTVDDLKYLFMM
- the LOC114375266 gene encoding helicase-like transcription factor CHR28 isoform X1; its protein translation is MADADVDLSGLFTGNADEDDDMFYIDMQTVQKVLDEDDDCYFQESSPEDSSSKDVSPSESGIHDTFQIQNGSQVQEEPHFSRLGLADSVTSCSPFFSDVSDSGVRCSVGVSDSAANSMLDCERESERENRGPQSQACSSPKAFPGNFSDSFSPGESHEVFCTERTGVFKHEIPAYSVEASFPKAQSNKISICGDNLNLSMWIGENESQFKHVGEDVESEHASLSSIVDNDDVNAEDIITGVSGQQENDSCTSFEASFMDADRSLHVTTSTDSTIGQGSHVSSDFIDYHVSSNCYQGTYHGPFVADSSLGFVPNGIYSQLWPDEEMMNNIKAENVELNADIACMSNGLPSSTTGWMPFQDSQIMLADNGYPSFHSGKVNVDDMSSLSLSACASYMSYGDHYQNNFHCDDAEFNVGQEVKETPGIFSSVGCQAYQCFENENNFAVISGISNQYQDSIGGTASFQGNLDNLNLKAADISWTHPQALITNEQQFGSVKSEGGIQHNFINSHLSKGRTENFYVEEDPDVCIIEDISHPAPTSRSADIGNSLNISQSSRYVDSQSYTVGSTRMKACDERNILRVALQDLSQPKSEVSPPEGLLAVPLLRHQRIALSWMVQKETSSLYCSGGILADDQGLGKTVSTIALILKERPPLLNGCTNARKSELETLNLDVDDDVLPKTGRVKEESNMCEDNPSRYPTKSMSLLKQDKGRPSAGTLIVCPTSVLRQWAEELRSKVNGQASLSVLVYHGSNRTKDPFEVARHDVVLTTYSIVSMEVPKQPPADKDDEEKEIFEDPATASRKRKSPSNSSKSGKKKLDGTILEGVARPLAKVAWFRVVLDEAQSIKNHKTQVARACWGLRAKRRWCLSGTPIQNAIDDLYSYFRFLRYDPYSDYASFCTRIKSQITKNPENGYRKLQAVLKTIMLRRTKGTLLDGEPIISLPPKYIELKKVDFSMEERDFYSKLEADSRAQFQEYADAGTVKQNYVNILLMLLRLRQACDHPLLVKRYNSNSLWRSSVEMAKKLPQEKQISLLKCLEASLALCSICNDPPEDAVVSVCGHVFCNQCICEHLTGDDNQCPAANCKSRLSTSMVFSKTTLNSCLSDQSCDNSPSRSGSEVEESEPWSESKPYDSSKIKAALEVLKSLCKPQCCTPKSTSEHGTFREDNDCPRNPSIANNGKSLKDSLESQNLSDESRSSNGSVTVVGEKAIVFSQWTRMLDLLEACLKNSSINYRRLDGTMSVVARDKAVKDFNTCPEVTVIIMSLKAASLGLNLVVACHVLMLDLWWNPTTEDQAIDRAHRIGQTRPVTVLRLTVRDTVEDRILDLQQKKRTMVASAFGEDGTGDRQTRLTVDDLKYLFMM
- the LOC114375266 gene encoding helicase-like transcription factor CHR28 isoform X3 is translated as MADADVDLSGLFTGNADEDDDMFYIDMQTVQKVLDEDDDCYFQESSPEDSSSKDVSPSESGIHDTFQIQNGSQVQEEPHFSRLGLADSVTSCSPFFSDVSDSGVRCSVGVSDSAANSMLDCERESERENRGPQSQACSSPKAFPGNFSDSFSPGESHEVFCTERTGVFKHEIPAYSVEASFPKAQSNKISICGDNLNLSMWIGENESQFKHVGEDVESEHASLSSIVDNDDVNAEDIITGVSGQQENDSCTSFEASFMDADRSLHVTTSTDSTIGQDEEMMNNIKAENVELNADIACMSNGLPSSTTGWMPFQDSQIMLADNGYPSFHSGKVNVDDMSSLSLSACASYMSYGDHYQNNFHCDDAEFNVGQEVKETPGIFSSVGCQAYQCFENENNFAVISGISNQYQDSIGGTASFQGNLDNLNLKAADISWTHPQALITNEQQFGSVKSEGGIQHNFINSHLSKGRTENFYVEEDPDVCIIEDISHPAPTSRSADIGNSLNISQSSRYVDSQSYTVGSTRMKACDERNILRVALQDLSQPKSEVSPPEGLLAVPLLRHQRIALSWMVQKETSSLYCSGGILADDQGLGKTVSTIALILKERPPLLNGCTNARKSELETLNLDVDDDVLPKTGRVKEESNMCEDNPSRYPTKSMSLLKQDKGRPSAGTLIVCPTSVLRQWAEELRSKVNGQASLSVLVYHGSNRTKDPFEVARHDVVLTTYSIVSMEVPKQPPADKDDEEKEIFEDPATASRKRKSPSNSSKSGKKKLDGTILEGVARPLAKVAWFRVVLDEAQSIKNHKTQVARACWGLRAKRRWCLSGTPIQNAIDDLYSYFRFLRYDPYSDYASFCTRIKSQITKNPENGYRKLQAVLKTIMLRRTKGTLLDGEPIISLPPKYIELKKVDFSMEERDFYSKLEADSRAQFQEYADAGTVKQNYVNILLMLLRLRQACDHPLLVKRYNSNSLWRSSVEMAKKLPQEKQISLLKCLEASLALCSICNDPPEDAVVSVCGHVFCNQCICEHLTGDDNQCPAANCKSRLSTSMVFSKTTLNSCLSDQSCDNSPSRSGSEVEESEPWSESKPYDSSKIKAALEVLKSLCKPQCCTPKSTSEHGTFREDNDCPRNPSIANNGKSLKDSLESQNLSDESRSSNGSVTVVGEKAIVFSQWTRMLDLLEACLKNSSINYRRLDGTMSVVARDKAVKDFNTCPEVTVIIMSLKAASLGLNLVVACHVLMLDLWWNPTTEDQAIDRAHRIGQTRPVTVLRLTVRDTVEDRILDLQQKKRTMVASAFGEDGTGDRQTRLTVDDLKYLFMM